Within the Sulfitobacter sp. JL08 genome, the region TTTTCTCCCACTTTGATTTTTTTGGTCGTTCTTTTTACGCTGCAACGGTTGCCGAAAGGAACCCTTGCAATCGTTCTGATTTGGGCGCGCCGAACAGTGTGGCGGGCGGCCCTTGTTCTTCGATCAGGCCCTGATGCAGGAACACAACGTGATCCGATACATCGGCGGACAGTTTCATATCATGCGTCACGATCAGCATCGTGCGCCCTTCGTTGGCCAGATCCTTGATCACGCGCACAACTTCCTGTTCCAGTTCCGGATCCAGTGCCGATGTCGGTTCGTCAAACAACAGCGCCTCGGGTTCCATGCACAGGGCGCGGGCGATTGCGGCCCGCTGTTGCTGGCCACCCGACAACTGGGCAGGAAACACATCGCATTTGTCGCCGATTCCGACCTTGTCCAGATATCCGCGTGCCGCGTTTTCCACTTCGCCACGCTCGCGGCCCAGAACGGTACAGGGCGCTTCCATCACGTTTTGCAGCACTGTCATGTGCGACCACAGATTGAACTGCTGGAATACCATGGACAGGTTCGTGCGGATGCGCAGAACCTGTTTGGGGTCCGCAGGTCGGCGGTTGTGGCCATTGCCGCGCCATAGCACCGGTTCGCCTTTGAAAAGAATTTCGCCCTGCTGGCTGTCTTCCAGAAGATTGGCACAGCGCAGCAATGTCGACTTGCCAGATCCCGAAGACCCGATCAACGATACCACATCTCCGCGATGCGCAAGGATATCGACACCTTTCAGAACTTCCAGATGGCCATAGCTTTTGTGCAGCCCTTTGATTTCTATCACAGGTGTTGGATCGGTATCGGTGTCGGACAAAGGCAGGCCAATCTTGTTATGCGGCGATTGCAGGGTAATAGGGATGAAAAATCGCGCCAATGCAACGTCCAAAACGGACGATTTGATGCCGAAAGGTGCAAAGTGACCGGAGGGAAGCCCGAAATGCCCGTCAAAAAGGCATCAGGATGCGGCATCAGGCGGGTGGCGGGGGCGGCGTTGCGACGGCCAGATAGGTATCCTGCGGAATAACAACCAGACCTTGCAGGTGCAGGGCCGCGCGGTCGGCCTCTGACAGCATGGCGATCGCCTGTTCCACCGCGGTGCGTATGTGAACCGGATCATTGGCAAGGGACGTGATATAGGGCAGCCCCGGTGTCGGATCCGTACGCTCGACCTCGCGCAGGTGGCTGGCCCATGGTTCACATTCACAGATCAATGCCCATGTCAGCGCATCGATTGCGGCGATATCCGCATTGTTGTCGGCCACAGCCTTTGCCGATGCGATATGTGCGCCGGTTGGAATATAGGCCCCGAAAACCGTGCCGGTTTTGGCGGCGTGGGTCGCAGGCGCGGCCCAGCCCGATTGCGACACTGCTTCGTTATAGGCGAACCGCTGGCCGGAGAAATCGGCCATCGTGTCGCCCGGTGCATCGGCGCGGGCCACCAGCACCGAATTGTAATATCCCGGCGGACAACCCGGCAGGCCGTAATCGGGGGTGCCAACAAGATGCACATGCCCGTGCAGAGCGGTGCGGTAGGGCATGCCGCAGGTCTGCGCAAACACCATGCCCGGATCGCGCCAGATATCCCAGAAATCCCGCGACCGCTCTAACGTGTCGGGACCGGTATTCAGACAAGAACGGATCGTGGCCCAGAACCTGTTATTCGCGGCCTGAAGATGGGGCAGGTCATACATGCCCAACATGGCCGTCATGATGGTGTATCGACCCGCTGGCGCGCCATCGCGCTGTCACGGTCATTGATGCCCAGCAGATTTGCCACCAGGCGCAACAATGCATCTTCATGATCGTCCCGCACGCCATCGGCCAGTACCACCCGCCACATCGCCTCGACCACGGCCAGACGGTCGGGATAGGGCACGGCATCCTTGATGGCGCGGGTAAAACGCACTGTATCCGGTGCTTCGGTTTCCAGCGTTTCTGCGGCGGTACGCAGCGCGACAGTTGCGTCCTGATCCAGCCCGTAGCGCGCTGCAATGATGCGATCTATGTTGGCCACCTCGGCGGGCGCATAGTGCCCGTCCGTGCGTGCCACCCGCACCAGCAAAGCGGTCAGTGCCAACCGTGCATCGTCATCGGGCAGAGTGGCCGGTTCCGGCTGGGTCAGCCGTTTCAAGAATTCTCCGAACATGTCTTGCTTATCCTGTTTCTGCGTCGCGCAGTGCGGTCAGTTTGGCCGCGTCGCTGTCCTGCGCGGTAATACCTAATGTCGTTTCGATCAGGTGCAATGTTTGTTCCTCTGCATCATCGCGTTCCCCGTCGGCCAGAACGACATCCCACAACGCCGCAACAATCTGCAACCGGTCCTGATAAGGCACTTCCTGCCGGATCAGGCGGGCGAACTCGTCGGTGCCGGGGGCGTGTTTTTCCAGTTTTTCGCAGGTAGCGCGCAGCCGCGCGGCCTCGATCGGTTTCAGGGCATAGCTTTGGCCCAGAATGCGATCGATCTGGCCGATCTCGGCAGCGGTATAGACGCCATCGGCCATGGCGACGCGCACCAAGAGCGCCCCCAGCGCCAGACGGGCATCCGGTTCCGGCAATGGGGCCGGTGTGGCGGGCGGGCGGTTGAAAATCCGGTTCAGCATGAAAACAGGTTACCCGATCCAGCCTTGCAGGCAAGAGTTCACCCCGCATCCCGCAGCGGATAATGCAGGGCGCCCATTTGGGGGGGCTGTTCAAACCGCAAATTATCAAGGGCCAGCCCCTGCGGGTCTGCGTTTGTCAGAACAAATCCGGCGATATCGGCCACGCCATCCGAACGCACGAAGCCGAAACCGTGTTCACCGACAGGGCTGATCTGCATATCCTGAATGATACTGCCGTCGCGGCGCAGGAATTGCAGGGTTGCAACACCGTCCTCGCCACCGCGCAATTCAAAGGATAGTGCCGCCTGATCGCGATCAAACAGCACCGAGATCGCGCCTTCGCCCTGGGCATCGCGCTTGGGATATCGTGCGGGGCCGAACCCGTTCAACACATTGGTGCCCGACATTCGGGTGATCGAAAGGGTTTCACCCGGCCCGCCACTGATCGCCACCAGCGGGGCCAGCGGCACGCCGGTGATATGATCAAACATTCCCAGCGCATCGCGCGACTGGCCGGCAAACCGCTCTCCGAACTGAACGCCGGTGGTGACCAGCACGTCATCCACCAGACGGCCCGGTCCGAAACTGCTGGGCATGTCGTCAAATGTCACGATCTGCGTCAGCGCCAAAGAGTCCGGATCGACGAGGCAAATCGCCTGTTCGCACGCCAGCGCCATGCGCGGCAAAACCGCAAGAAAAACACTGAAAAGGCCAAACCGAAAACCTGTCATGGCCTATGTTAGCACGACTTAGCTGTCGTAGCCTTCAATAATAACGAGATCACCGGTCGAAACCGGATCACGCAGGCCTTTGGCAGTTTGATATTCATCTGAATGATAGCATTCCAAAGCCGCATCATAGCTTGGAAACTCGATCACGACTGTGCGCTCCCGGGTTTCGCCTTCCGCTTCGATGCGGGTGCCGCCCCGCACCAGAAAGCGTGCGCCATATTTCGCAAGCGGTATCGCGTTGGCCGCGATATAGGCCTTGTATGCTTCAAAATCATGCACATCGACATGTGCTATCCAATAGCCCTTTGGCATCGTTTCGCTTCGGTCCTTTTCGTTGCGTTTTAAACCAGCCGTGAATTGTCCTTTGCCGCGCGCACGAAATCCTTGAACAGTGGGTGCGGATCGAACGGCTTTGATTTCAGTTCAGGGTGGAATTGCACGCCGATAAACCAGGGATGATCGGGCCATTCCACGATTTCAGGCAGGCGCCCGTCGGGCGACATGCCGGAAAAGCACAATCCCGCCTTTTCCAGTTGCTTGCGATACTGAATGTCCACTTCGTAGCGGTGGCGATGACGTTCATCGATATCCAAGCGACCGTAAATCTCGGCGACGCGCGATCCTTGTTTCAGCACGGCATCATAGGCGCCCAGCCGCATTGTGCCGCCTTTGTCGTCATCGGGCCGCCGGTTTACCTTTTCGTTGCCCTGCACCCATTCTTTCAGGTGGTAGACCACGGGCGTAAACCGTTTCTTGCCGGCTTCGTGGTCGAATTCCTCCGATCCGGCATCGGCCAGATCGGCCAGATTACGCGCCGCTTCGATCACCGCCATCTGCATGCCCAGACAAATGCCCAGATAGGGAATCTGGCGTTCGCGCGCGAATTGCGCCGCCTTTATCTTGCCTTCGGTTCCGCGTTCTCCGAAACCGCCGGGCACCAGAATGGCGTGAAACCCTTCCAGATGGGGCGCGGGGTCTTCGCGTTCGAACAGTTCGCTGTCCACCCATTCGATGTTGACCTTGACGCGGTTGGCCATGCCGCCATGGGTCAGCGCCTCGGCGATGGATTTGTAGGCATCTTCAAGCTGGATGTATTTCCCCACAATGGCAATTTTCACATCGCCCTCAGGGTTGTAAATCCGGTCTGCCACATCTTCCCAGCGGTCCAGATTTGGTTTGGGGGCAGGGGTGATCTGAAAGGCATCCAACACCGCCTGATCCAGCCCTTCGCGGTGATAGGCCAACGGCGCTTCGTAGATCGATTTCAGATCCTGTGCGGCAATAACGCTTTCGGGGCGTACATTGCAGAACAGTGCCAGCTTTTCACGTTCCTTGACCGGGATCGGCCCTTCGGACCGGCAGACCAGAATATCGGGCGCAATCCCGATTGAACGCAGTTCTTTCACACTGTGCTGTGTCGGTTTGGTCTTCAGTTCGCCGCTGGCCTTGATGAAGGGCAGCAGCGTCAGGTGCATGAAAATGCACTGACCACGGGGCTTATCCTGACTGAACTGGCGGATTGCCTCGAAAAACGGCAGGCCTTCGATATCGCCCACGGTGCCGCCAATCTCGCACAGCATGAAATCGACTTCGTCCTCACCGATTTTCAGGAATTCCTTGATCTCGTTGGTGACGTGCGGGATCACCTGAATGGTTTTGCCCAGATAATCGCCGCGCCGTTCCTTTTCCAGCACGGTGGAATAGATGCGCCCGGAACTGACCGAGTCGGTCTGGCGGGCGGCAACACCGGTAAACCGTTCGTAATGGCCCAGATCCAGATCGGTTTCAGCCCCGTCATCGGTGACGAACACCTCGCCATGTTCAAACGGGCTCATAGTGCCGGGATCGACATTCAGGTAGGGATCAAGCTTGCGCAAGCGCACCGAAAAGCCGCGTGCCTGCAACAATGCGCCCAAAGCGGCCGATGCCAGACCTTTGCCAAGCGAGGAGACGACACCGCCGGTAATGAATATGTAACGAGCCATGTGGTGGCGATCCCCCGCGAAATTATGGTGTGAAAACGCCAAAAAGCGTTGCCCGCTGTCGATCAAAAAACCACAGCATCACGGGACTTACGTCATAAAGGATTCGTCACGGATTGGCAAGGCAACCGCAACATCATGTTGCAACGTGTTCCGCTGCGTCAAGGTCTAGTGTTTCAGTCCGCCTTGGGTACCAATGGCGCGTTTTCGTCCGATGTCGGCGGCAACAGATCGGTGCCCAGCGGTGTCGCGGGTGCATCCGCACCTTCTTCGCTGCTAGGAGCGCCCAGTCTGTCGATCACACTGGTGCCTGCGGCCTTTTGCGCGGCGATCACCGTCAGGGTGATCGATGTGCAGATGAACGCAATCGCCAGCAGCCATGTGAGTTTTCCCAGCGCCGTTGCCGCAGCGCGGCCCGACATGGCCCCGCCACCGCCGCCGCTGCCCATACCAAGGCCGCCGCCTTCGGAACGTTGCATCAAAACAACGCCGATCAGGCCAAAAGCCAGAAACAAATGGATGATAAGGACGACGTTTTCCATGCATACCCTGCGTGCGCGACTTGATTGCGGCTATGTAGGCAAGTTTGCCCAGAGGGGCAAGGCCAGTTTCCGACACTTCCCGCTGGACAAGGCGAGGGGAGTGGGATCATTCTGTTTTTATGCCCCATGACCACCACGATCACGACCATCCGCACAGTCTTTTGCCCCCGGAACCAGCGTTGCGTGTGCGCGCGCTGGAAACGATTCTGACCCAGAAAGGGCTGATCGATCCGGCGGCACTGGATGAAATCATCGACACCTATCAAAACCGCATAGGGCCGCAAAACGGCGCGCGTGTGGTCGCCCGCGCCTGGAGCGATCCGGCCTTTCGCGCGCGTCTGCTGGAAGATGCGGATGCCGTGTTGCAGGACATGGATATTTATGGGCGCCAGGGCGAACATATGGTCGTGGTCGAAAATACCGACCAGACCCACAATGTGGTCGTGTGCACCTTGTGCAGTTGTTATCCGTGGCCGGTTCTGGGCATTCCACCCGGTTGGTACAAATCGGATGCATACCGTGCCCGCGTGGTGCGTGAACCGCGCAAGGTTCTGGCCGATTTCGGGATTGAACTGCCCGCTGATACGGCGGTGAGTGTCTGGGATTCAACCGCCGAAGTGCGCTATCTTGTCTTGCCGCAACGCCCCGCAGAAACCAAAGGGCTGGACGTCGACGCGCTGGCGCAATGGGTCACACGCGACAGCATGATCGGCACCGGTTTACCACAGGCTCCGGCATGACCCGCCCGCATGATATGGGAGGGCGGTTCGGCGACGGGCCGGTGGTGCCAGAACCGCAGGGC harbors:
- a CDS encoding phosphate/phosphite/phosphonate ABC transporter substrate-binding protein; this encodes MTAMLGMYDLPHLQAANNRFWATIRSCLNTGPDTLERSRDFWDIWRDPGMVFAQTCGMPYRTALHGHVHLVGTPDYGLPGCPPGYYNSVLVARADAPGDTMADFSGQRFAYNEAVSQSGWAAPATHAAKTGTVFGAYIPTGAHIASAKAVADNNADIAAIDALTWALICECEPWASHLREVERTDPTPGLPYITSLANDPVHIRTAVEQAIAMLSEADRAALHLQGLVVIPQDTYLAVATPPPPPA
- a CDS encoding ABC transporter ATP-binding protein; this translates as MSDTDTDPTPVIEIKGLHKSYGHLEVLKGVDILAHRGDVVSLIGSSGSGKSTLLRCANLLEDSQQGEILFKGEPVLWRGNGHNRRPADPKQVLRIRTNLSMVFQQFNLWSHMTVLQNVMEAPCTVLGRERGEVENAARGYLDKVGIGDKCDVFPAQLSGGQQQRAAIARALCMEPEALLFDEPTSALDPELEQEVVRVIKDLANEGRTMLIVTHDMKLSADVSDHVVFLHQGLIEEQGPPATLFGAPKSERLQGFLSATVAA
- a CDS encoding TerB family tellurite resistance protein, giving the protein MLNRIFNRPPATPAPLPEPDARLALGALLVRVAMADGVYTAAEIGQIDRILGQSYALKPIEAARLRATCEKLEKHAPGTDEFARLIRQEVPYQDRLQIVAALWDVVLADGERDDAEEQTLHLIETTLGITAQDSDAAKLTALRDAETG
- a CDS encoding DUF1330 domain-containing protein gives rise to the protein MPKGYWIAHVDVHDFEAYKAYIAANAIPLAKYGARFLVRGGTRIEAEGETRERTVVIEFPSYDAALECYHSDEYQTAKGLRDPVSTGDLVIIEGYDS
- the secG gene encoding preprotein translocase subunit SecG, producing the protein MENVVLIIHLFLAFGLIGVVLMQRSEGGGLGMGSGGGGGAMSGRAAATALGKLTWLLAIAFICTSITLTVIAAQKAAGTSVIDRLGAPSSEEGADAPATPLGTDLLPPTSDENAPLVPKAD
- the nthA gene encoding nitrile hydratase subunit alpha, whose amino-acid sequence is MPHDHHDHDHPHSLLPPEPALRVRALETILTQKGLIDPAALDEIIDTYQNRIGPQNGARVVARAWSDPAFRARLLEDADAVLQDMDIYGRQGEHMVVVENTDQTHNVVVCTLCSCYPWPVLGIPPGWYKSDAYRARVVREPRKVLADFGIELPADTAVSVWDSTAEVRYLVLPQRPAETKGLDVDALAQWVTRDSMIGTGLPQAPA
- a CDS encoding TerB family tellurite resistance protein translates to MFGEFLKRLTQPEPATLPDDDARLALTALLVRVARTDGHYAPAEVANIDRIIAARYGLDQDATVALRTAAETLETEAPDTVRFTRAIKDAVPYPDRLAVVEAMWRVVLADGVRDDHEDALLRLVANLLGINDRDSAMARQRVDTPS
- a CDS encoding CTP synthase, which translates into the protein MARYIFITGGVVSSLGKGLASAALGALLQARGFSVRLRKLDPYLNVDPGTMSPFEHGEVFVTDDGAETDLDLGHYERFTGVAARQTDSVSSGRIYSTVLEKERRGDYLGKTIQVIPHVTNEIKEFLKIGEDEVDFMLCEIGGTVGDIEGLPFFEAIRQFSQDKPRGQCIFMHLTLLPFIKASGELKTKPTQHSVKELRSIGIAPDILVCRSEGPIPVKEREKLALFCNVRPESVIAAQDLKSIYEAPLAYHREGLDQAVLDAFQITPAPKPNLDRWEDVADRIYNPEGDVKIAIVGKYIQLEDAYKSIAEALTHGGMANRVKVNIEWVDSELFEREDPAPHLEGFHAILVPGGFGERGTEGKIKAAQFARERQIPYLGICLGMQMAVIEAARNLADLADAGSEEFDHEAGKKRFTPVVYHLKEWVQGNEKVNRRPDDDKGGTMRLGAYDAVLKQGSRVAEIYGRLDIDERHRHRYEVDIQYRKQLEKAGLCFSGMSPDGRLPEIVEWPDHPWFIGVQFHPELKSKPFDPHPLFKDFVRAAKDNSRLV